Below is a genomic region from Kryptolebias marmoratus isolate JLee-2015 linkage group LG12, ASM164957v2, whole genome shotgun sequence.
GCCACCTCCCCccacctgctcctcctccctttcctcctcccccctccccccctcgcCCTCCGACTCCTCGCTGGCGCTGAAGCCCAGCTCGGCCAGCCGCCGCGCCCTCTCCCGCTCGCTGCGGCTGCGCTCCCTGTCCACCCGGCTGCCGCTGCTGTTACCGTAGACAACAGGAGGGGGAGGAGCAGGGGAGGAGGACGAAGGCGAGGACCCTCCACCCTGCTCCCCCCTGAGCGAGTCGTCGGAGTCGGACTCCGAGTCGGACTCTgagctggaggaagaggaggaggaggacagctCGGGCCGGCGCAGACACATCCTCTTAAACCTCTCCAGTTTCTCTCTGTGGTGGGAGCGCTGGTCCACGCTTGACGCCAATCCTCCACTGACTCCGCCCACAgactgagaggaagaggaggaagaggcggAGCCCTGCTGTCCTGCAGCCACTCCTCCAGAAGACGACATGGGGCCGTTCGACTCCGACTCCTGTTTGGGTTTCTGAcgaaggaagaagaaaagattcgggattaaaaccaaaacatttattttatgactgCTTTATAAGAGCATCATTACTATTTATTACTGCTTATTACTGTTTATTACTGTTTATTACTGCTTATTAATGCATCATTACTGTTTATTACTGCTTATTGCAGCAGTGTAGTAAAACAGCATTAATACTGTAGTATTATAACTGTGGTACCTGACTGAAGTACTTTTACCCTCCTGTAAATCAGCTGATATTTACACGGAGGAATGTTTTCTGCTCATGACTCCTCGATGTCTCGTCACTGAAACGTCCAACGCGAGGACTCATGGAGcgtaaagaaataaactgatgaAGAGGCGTATTCGTACCTTTTTGAGGCGTTTCTCGTGTGGACCTTTAAtctggagaagaagaagaagagttaaACTGGAACCCAATCGGATCGGGACCGATGTGCCGGCCTGCAGCCAGACTGAGCCCACCTTCTTCTTGGCCCCGCTGTCCGGAGGctgctccttctccttcttcttcttgtgacCTCCTGCCTCCTCCAGGGAGGGAGGGGCTTTCTTTTTAGGGGGCGGGTCTTCTATGAGCTTCCAGCGGCCCTCCTCTCCGTTATCCAGCTTCCGTTTCCCCGAGCCATCCGTCTGGTCCTGGACACAAACATGAGCAGGTCTCAGTCCCTCAGACTGGAGTCCTGTGGACCCTGTGGACCCTGTGGACACCCTGTCCCCGTCGGACCCTCACCTTGCTGGTTTTTCCCTCCTTGTGGCACTTCGGACACTCCCAGCAGTTTGGGATTTCATCGTTGATGATTCCTTCAGCTTTGCCCATCTGAGGAGAAACAGGAGATTCTTAACCATTGAGACTGACCTGAGACTGACCTGAGACTGACCTGAGACTGACCTGAGACTGACCTGAGACCAGCTGAGACTGACCTGAGACTGACCTGAGACTGACCTGAGACTGACCTGAGACTGACCTGAGACNNNNNNNNNNNNNNNNNNNNNNNNNNNNNNNNNNNNNNNNNNNNNNNNNNNNNNNNNNNNNNNNNNNNNNNNNNNNNNNNNNNNNNNNNNNNNNNNNNNNNNNNNNNNNNNNNNNNNNNNNNNNNNNNNNNNNNNNNNNNNNNNNNNNNNNNNNNNNNNNNNNNNNNNNNNNNNNNNNNNNNNNNNNNNNNNNNNNNNNNNNNNNNNNNNNNNNNNNNNNNNNNNNNNNNNNNNNNNNNNNNNNNNNNNNNNNNNNNNNNNNNNNNNNNNNNNNNNNNNNNNNNNNNNNNNNNNNNNNNNNNNNNNNNNNNNNNNNNNNNNNNNNNNNNNNNNNNNNNNNNNNNNNNNNNNNNNNNNNNNNNNNNNNNNNNNNNNNNNNNNNNNNNNNNNNNNNNNNNNNNNNNNNNNNNNNNNNNNNNNNNNNNNNNNNNNNNNNNNNNNNNNNNNNNNNNNNNNNNNNNNNNNNNNNNNNNNNNNNNNNNNNNNNNNNNNNNNNNNNNNNNNNNNNNNNNNNNNNNNNNNNNNNNNNNNNNNNNNNNNNNNNNNNNNNNNNNNNNNNNNNNNNNNNNNNNNNNNNNNNNNNNNNNNNNNNNNNNNNNNNNNNNNNNNNNNNNNNNNNNNNNNNNNNNNNNNNNNNNNNNNNNNNNNNNNNNNNNNNNNNNNNNNNNNNNNNNNNNNNNNNNNNNNNNNNNNNNNNNNNNNNNNNNNNNNNNNNNNNNNNNNNNNNNNNNNNNNNNNNNNNNNNNNNNNNNNNNNNNNNNNNNNNNNNNNNNNNNNNNNNNNNNNNNNNNNNNNNNNNNNNNNNNNNNNNNNNNNNNNNNNNNNNNNNNNNNNNNNNNNNNNNNNNNNNNNNNNNNNNNNNNNNNNNNNNNNNNNNNNNNNNNNNNNNNNNNNNNNNNNNNNNNNNNNNNNNNNNNNNNNNNNNNNNNNNNNNNNNNNNNNNNNNNNNNNNNNNNNNNNNNNNNNNNNNNNNNNNNNNNNNNNNNNNNNNNNNNNNNNNNNNNNNNNNNNNNNNNNNNNNNNNNNNNNNNNNNNNNNNNNNNNNNNNNNNNNNNNNNNNNNNNNNNNNNNNNNNNNNNNNNNNNNNNNNNNNNNNNNNNNNNNNNNNNNNNNNNNNNNNNNNNNNNNNNNNNNNNNNNNNNNNNNNNNNNNNNNNNNNNNNNNNNNNNNNNNNNNNNNNNNNNNNNNNNNNNNNNNNNNNNNNNNNNNNNNNNNNNNNNNNNNNNNNNNNNNNNNNNNNNNNNNNNNNNNNNNNNNNNNNNNNNNNNNNNNNNNNNNNNNNNNNNNNNNNNNNNNNNNNNNNNNNNNNNNNNNNNNNNNNNNNNNNNNNNNNNNNNNNNNNNNNNNNNNNNNNNNNNNNNNNNNNNNNNNNNNNNNNNNNNNNNNNNNNNNNNNNNNNNNNNNNNNNNNNNNNNNNNNNNNNNNNNNNNNNNNNNNNNNNNNNNNNNNNNNNNNNNNNNNNNNNNNNNNNNNNNNNNNNNNNNNNNNNNNNNNNNNNNNNNNNNNNNNNNNNNNNNNNNNNNNNNNNNNNNNNNNNNNNNNNNNNNNNNNNNNNNNNNNNNNNNNNNNNNNNNNNNNNNNNNNNNNNNNNNNNNNNNNNNNNNNNNNNNNNNNNNNNNNNNNNNNNNNNNNNNNNNNNNNNNNNNNNNNNNNNNNNNNNNNNNNNNNNNNNNNNNNNNNNNNNNNNNNNNNNNNNNNNNNNNNNNNNNNNNNNNNNNNNNNNNNNNNNNNNNNNNNNNNNNNNNNNNNNNNNNNNNNNNNNNNNNNNNNNNNNNNNNNNNNNNNNNNNNNNNNNNNNNNNNNNNNNNNNNNNNNNNNNNNNNNNNNNNNNNNNNNNNNNNNNNNNNNNNNNNNNNNNNNNNNNNNNNNNNNNNNNNNNNNNNNNNNNNNNNNNNNNNNNNNNNNNNNNNNNNNNNNNNNNNNNNNNNNNNNNNNNNNNNNNNNNNNNNNNNNNNNNNNNNNNNNNNNNNNNNNNNNNNNNNNNNNNNNNNNNNNNNNNNNNNNNNNNNNNNNNNNNNNNNNNNNNNNNNNNNNNNNNNNNNNNNNNNNNNNNNNNNNNNNNNNNNNNNNNNNNNNNNNNNNNNNNNNNNNNNNNNNNNNNNNNNNNNNNNNNNNNNNNNNNNNNNNNNNNNNNNNNNNNNNNNNNNNNNNNNNNNNNNNNNNNNNNNNNNNNNNNNNNNNNNNNNNNNNNNNNNNNNNNNNNNNNNNNNNNNNNNNNNNNNNNNNNNNNNNNNNNNNNNNNNNNNNNNNNNNNNNNNNNNNNNNNNNNNNNNNNCTGAGACCAGCTGAGACTGACCTGAGACTGACCTGAGACCAGCTGAGACTGACCTGAGACCAGCAGAGACTGACCTGAGACTGACCTGAGACCAGCAGAGACTGACCTGAGACCAGCAGAGACTGACCTGAGACCAGCTGAGACTGACCTTTAGGCAGCTGGGGTGGATGATCTCGTTACAGATGGTACACTCCATCAGAGACAGGCTGAACTTCTCCTCCTCCGTGTCCACCGTGTCCTCCTTCCCTGCCTCGCCACACGCAAAACACACCGCCGTGTGAGGCAGCACAGGCTGTGGAGACACACAGGTGAGTCAGACAGGTGAGCACAGGAAGTCCAGAGACGATGATTCGGGGATAAACTGTTGTCTtgtgctcttattttgaaacagGCAGATTTCAGAGTAACTTCTCAGAACTTCCTGTGATGTTTCAGATTATTTTCctgaaaagtgcaaaaaaaaaacccacttcagtgaagatttaaaaataatctgtaaaatatgatttaatttgacactaaagtaaataaaatgcagcatacaaaataaaggaaatgtaaaattatgaatttataaaaatctaaaaattacAGTCCTCTTAAATAAGAAAGTGgcaccaaataaataaataaaaacagtaaaataataaataaataaatgtcctgTCAGGTCAGTTggccttaaaaagaaaagacagaagagaGTCTGaaacagctcctcctcctcctcctgctcctcctcctcctgctcctcctcctcttcctcctcctcctcctcctcctNNNNNNNNNNNNNNNNNNNNNNNNNNNNNNNNNNNNNNNNNNNNNNNNNNNNNNNNNNNNNNNNNNNNNNNNNNNNNNNNNNNNNNNNNNNNNNNNNNNNCCAGCCTTCATCTAACCTTCATCCATCCAGCCTTCATCCAACCTTCATCCAACCAGccttcatccaaccatccagccttcatccaaccatccagccttcatccaaccatccagcCTTCAGCAGCTGGATCAAAGAGAACGGACCTGAGGATATTTAAGCAGACGTTTCCCTCCAGGTCGATGTTGGGGTGATAAACCATCGTCTCACACTTTACCTTGGGGGGGTCGTGGGGGTAACCCTGTCCTACCTGGagcacaaaacagacaaattcaaACCATCCGACTCGTGGAACGTTCTTCGGTGTGAAAACCTGAAAATCAGGTGGAACCGTTTCAGAAACAGCGAAGAAGAAAAGTTTTACCTTAAAGCTGAAGACAAACTTTCCTCCTTTATAAAAACcctgagaggaagaaaacaaacagtttagtTCTTCATCGACACTCGGAGAGAAACGGGTTCAGCAGGAAAACCCGATCCGGTTCCAGAACGCCGGTGTTCTGGTGAACGTGTGATCGGGTCAAACGCACCTCGTCTGGTGAGATGATGAGGCGGAAGTTGAGGAGGTCGTCGTCATCGGGGAAGCTGATTTCACACGTCTTTGGCAAATTCAACTCATTGATGTCTGAAACACCAACAATCGTTCTCCAAGTTAAACACAGGAACTTGGAAATGTTAAGTTTGAACCATGACAAAAAGAGCAGCGGtcataaatacattaaataataaaacattcttCGTTCCACCAGCAGCTGCGGAATCACGGGTCtgattttaaaagctaaaacgttTCTAGAGAGCTAAAACTTCCTGGCTCATGTTAGCTGAAGTCGATCCACCTTCGTCACATCTTCATCATCGTCGGATGGATTGAGGTCACGGCTCGTTTGTTGTGAGAAGAATTTGGACTTTAAGGTGAACCTCTGATGTGAGCCTCAGCTGCTCAGTTACTGACTGATGAATGAAGCTCTTTTTACCTCAAGACAACATTCAGAGGAGACGGGCTCAGAGCCACAAAGACTGGTTCTGAAAATAACACCTCTGCACGTAAAACAAGGAACCTGAAGCTCAGAGAACATCTGAAGATCATGGATCCACCACTCAGACAACATGGTCAGGTTCTGGGTTGGTCTCCTCTTTGACATCTTCTTCCAGGCATCagctgttaccatggcaacgcATCATAACAAATCTTAGAAAGGAGAACTTCCATCAGGGATCAGTGAACCAGCACAGCACCTACATGTGT
It encodes:
- the ube2m gene encoding NEDD8-conjugating enzyme Ubc12 isoform X2 encodes the protein MIKLFSLKQQKKDEESAGGNRAGAGGKKASAAQLRIQKDINELNLPKTCEISFPDDDDLLNFRLIISPDEGFYKGGKFVFSFKVGQGYPHDPPKVKCETMVYHPNIDLEGNVCLNILRSVLFDPAAEGWMVG